A single genomic interval of Agarivorans aestuarii harbors:
- the alr gene encoding alanine racemase, with the protein MQNHVAVNIYPERFAQNIRFLKQAVSPTKLCVVMKSDAYGHGLAELAPVAAEAGADAIGICSNDEARTVRQLLPNIPLIRLRSALKQEYDESASLLNLEEQVGSLEVAEYLHQLGLRRQRPIPVHIKIDTGMGRSGFFVEQLEAIKQVCQLAGLQVVGLMTHFASADDQDLAQTEAQLAQFTQLKQQLSQYLPADVLCHSHNSAASIRLKDQRADLVRIGAACYGAQTSQCFEQPAELQTVMDMHTSVMEVRDVPAGTSIGYGSKFTTRFNSRIASIPVGFGEGYPRALFNKGQVLINGQRCPVIGRVSLNITTIDITQLKQPVAWGDDVVLLGQQGDESISLEELAGEFDSVHTEINLMAGLMNQRSYLE; encoded by the coding sequence TTGCAAAATCATGTAGCTGTAAATATCTACCCCGAAAGATTCGCGCAAAATATTCGCTTTTTGAAACAGGCTGTCTCTCCAACCAAACTCTGTGTGGTGATGAAGTCAGACGCTTATGGCCACGGTTTAGCTGAGTTAGCTCCAGTTGCCGCTGAAGCCGGCGCAGATGCCATAGGTATTTGCAGTAATGATGAAGCACGCACCGTTCGCCAGTTACTCCCCAACATTCCACTAATTAGATTACGCAGCGCCCTTAAGCAAGAGTACGATGAATCCGCCAGCTTACTAAACCTTGAAGAACAGGTGGGTTCCCTAGAAGTGGCTGAGTATTTACATCAGCTTGGGTTACGCAGGCAGCGACCTATTCCCGTACATATAAAAATAGATACGGGTATGGGCAGAAGCGGCTTTTTTGTTGAACAGCTAGAGGCGATAAAACAGGTATGCCAATTAGCTGGGCTACAAGTAGTGGGGTTAATGACCCACTTTGCCAGTGCCGATGATCAAGACTTAGCGCAAACCGAAGCCCAGCTTGCTCAATTTACCCAGTTAAAGCAGCAGCTAAGCCAATATTTGCCTGCTGATGTTTTATGCCACTCACACAACAGTGCTGCCAGCATAAGATTAAAGGATCAGCGTGCTGATTTAGTGCGCATTGGGGCCGCCTGTTACGGCGCGCAAACCAGTCAATGTTTTGAGCAACCCGCCGAGCTGCAAACCGTAATGGATATGCATACCAGTGTTATGGAAGTAAGAGATGTTCCTGCAGGCACATCTATTGGTTACGGCAGTAAATTTACCACTCGCTTTAATAGTCGTATTGCCAGTATTCCGGTGGGTTTTGGCGAAGGTTATCCGCGAGCGTTATTTAATAAAGGCCAAGTATTGATAAATGGCCAACGTTGTCCGGTGATTGGCCGAGTATCTCTAAACATTACCACCATAGATATCACTCAGCTTAAACAGCCTGTTGCCTGGGGCGATGACGTGGTGCTACTGGGTCAGCAAGGCGACGAGAGCATCAGCCTCGAAGAATTGGCTGGTGAGTTTGATAGCGTACATACCGAAATAAATCTAATGGCAGGTTTAATGAATCAGCGTAGTTATCTAGAGTAG
- a CDS encoding DNA polymerase II, with protein MQYRGLTVPSQQRQGQGFLLTANSYDRQGRACIQLWLASDQGPVCLEVSDQLPVFFVLSSELDAVLEIVGEHLLKHQGVALNTFQHQPITALYFASIDAHYRAAQNLQQAGLSCFEHDIKLHERFLTERFCYGSMAFAGSQGSNPRYPAWQQAKIKTAQYTPKLSVLSLDIECSEKGQLYSIGLYGEHFQQVLMIGSEQAADTPITWLANEYALLKQLELVIEKVDPDIIIGWNVINFDFRLLVKRAALHGIKLALGRQQGVARWRERSDNEQTGFISIPGRVVVDGIDALKSATYHFDSFSLENVAQQLLKRGKLVDEVHDRMAEINHNFAHNKPQLAAYNLEDCKLVLDIFQHTQILEYLCLRSQLTGLMLDRSGGSVAAFTNVYLPKLHRAGYVAPNLTRDFIADSPGGYVMSSKPGLYNNVLVLDFKSLYPSIIRTFKIDPLGLIEGLASPDNAIEGFRGGVFSRDKHFLPEIINQLWLQRDQAKADHDSARSQAIKILMNSFYGVLGSTGCRFHDPRLASSITMRGHQLMQETAEWISEQGHEVIYGDTDSTFVWLNQVLNAEQAKQIGQQLAQGINQYWQHKLASEMQLDSHLEIEFETHFSRFLMPTIRGSETGSKKRYAGLTNDKQLVIKGLETVRSDWTEMAKIFQTGLLERVFSDQDPRQFVLDTVDKLMAGEYDQQVIYRKRLRRKLAEYVKNVPPQVRAARLADEHNQALGKPLQYQNKGSIAYWMTINGPEPLTNRVSQIDYQHYLDKQLQPIADAILPFIDLDFEQITSAQLGLF; from the coding sequence ATGCAGTACCGAGGGCTTACAGTGCCAAGCCAGCAGCGGCAAGGACAAGGTTTTTTACTCACCGCCAATAGTTACGATCGTCAAGGTCGGGCTTGTATTCAGCTTTGGTTAGCCAGTGACCAAGGCCCGGTGTGTTTAGAGGTTAGTGACCAGCTGCCGGTATTTTTTGTGTTAAGTAGTGAACTAGATGCCGTGCTTGAAATTGTTGGCGAGCACTTGCTTAAGCACCAAGGCGTAGCGTTAAACACCTTCCAGCACCAGCCGATTACTGCCTTGTACTTTGCCAGTATCGATGCGCATTACCGCGCCGCACAAAACTTACAGCAAGCCGGATTAAGCTGCTTTGAACACGACATAAAGTTACATGAGCGCTTTCTTACCGAACGTTTTTGTTATGGCAGCATGGCTTTTGCGGGCAGCCAAGGTAGTAATCCACGTTACCCCGCTTGGCAACAAGCCAAAATAAAAACGGCCCAATATACACCTAAGCTTTCGGTGCTATCGCTAGACATAGAGTGCAGTGAAAAAGGCCAACTTTACTCGATTGGATTATACGGTGAGCACTTTCAGCAAGTGCTTATGATTGGCAGTGAACAAGCCGCTGATACGCCAATAACCTGGCTGGCCAATGAATATGCCTTACTAAAACAGCTTGAGCTAGTAATAGAAAAAGTCGACCCGGACATCATAATTGGTTGGAATGTCATCAATTTTGATTTTAGATTGCTGGTTAAACGCGCCGCTTTGCATGGGATAAAACTGGCCTTAGGCCGCCAACAAGGCGTGGCGCGTTGGCGCGAGCGAAGCGATAACGAGCAAACAGGTTTTATTAGCATTCCTGGGCGTGTAGTAGTGGACGGCATAGACGCACTAAAATCAGCCACTTATCACTTCGATAGTTTTAGCTTGGAAAACGTTGCCCAGCAACTGCTTAAGCGCGGAAAGTTGGTAGACGAAGTGCATGATCGTATGGCTGAGATTAACCACAACTTTGCTCACAACAAGCCCCAGCTTGCCGCCTACAACCTCGAAGACTGTAAGTTAGTGTTAGACATCTTCCAGCATACGCAAATCCTTGAATACCTATGTTTGCGCAGCCAACTTACTGGCTTAATGCTGGATAGAAGTGGTGGCTCGGTGGCTGCCTTTACCAATGTTTATTTGCCTAAATTGCACCGAGCTGGCTATGTAGCGCCAAACCTTACACGAGACTTTATCGCCGATAGCCCCGGCGGTTATGTGATGAGCTCTAAGCCAGGCTTGTATAACAATGTGCTGGTACTCGATTTTAAGAGCCTGTATCCCTCTATCATTCGTACCTTTAAAATTGACCCGCTGGGCTTAATTGAAGGGCTAGCGAGCCCCGACAATGCCATTGAAGGCTTTAGAGGTGGAGTATTTAGCCGCGATAAACATTTTTTACCAGAGATCATTAATCAGCTTTGGTTGCAACGCGATCAAGCCAAGGCCGACCATGACAGCGCTCGCTCGCAGGCAATCAAAATTTTAATGAATAGCTTTTATGGAGTGCTAGGCTCTACTGGTTGTCGCTTTCACGATCCCCGCTTAGCCAGCTCAATCACTATGCGCGGCCACCAGCTAATGCAAGAAACAGCAGAGTGGATCAGTGAGCAAGGCCATGAAGTGATTTATGGTGACACTGACTCCACCTTTGTGTGGCTAAATCAAGTTTTGAACGCAGAGCAAGCCAAACAAATAGGCCAACAACTGGCGCAAGGTATAAATCAATATTGGCAGCACAAGCTAGCCTCAGAAATGCAGTTAGATAGTCACCTAGAAATTGAGTTTGAGACTCATTTTTCTCGCTTTTTAATGCCAACCATTCGCGGCTCAGAAACCGGCAGTAAAAAGCGTTATGCAGGTTTAACCAACGATAAGCAGTTAGTCATAAAAGGTTTAGAAACGGTACGTTCCGATTGGACAGAGATGGCGAAGATATTTCAAACCGGTTTGCTCGAGCGAGTATTTTCTGACCAAGACCCACGCCAGTTTGTTCTAGATACCGTCGATAAGCTAATGGCCGGTGAGTACGACCAGCAAGTTATTTACCGTAAGCGTTTACGCCGCAAGTTAGCCGAGTACGTGAAGAATGTGCCACCACAGGTGCGAGCAGCGCGGCTCGCCGACGAACATAACCAAGCCCTAGGTAAACCACTGCAATATCAAAATAAAGGCAGCATTGCCTATTGGATGACCATAAATGGGCCTGAGCCGCTAACTAACCGAGTTAGCCAAATCGACTATCAGCATTATTTAGACAAACAACTACAGCCGATTGCCGATGCTATTTTGCCCTTCATTGATTTGGATTTTGAGCAAATAACCTCTGCGCAATTAGGTTTGTTTTAA
- the glgX gene encoding glycogen debranching protein GlgX, producing the protein MATKTQAGVSFPLGATYQGKGVNFSIFSKNATGVTLLLFKEVNSRKPFAEFPLDPNTNKTDHYWHIFVEDLDVGTLYGFQVDGPWQPERGLRFDPSKVLLDPYAKMTHFPDNYLRQVASRHGHVNTNQCIKGAVVDLRGFDWQGTHPIKRSLQDTVIYEMHVAGFTKHSSSGVAEHKRGTYAGVIEKIPYLKELGITAVELMPVQQFDLQDAPLGKQNYWGYSPINFFSPHTAYSSDKSVCGAFNEFRTMVRELHKAGIEVILDVVFNHTAEGGHDGPTLSMKGLQNDTYYMLENEKRWYSNYSGCGNTCNANHSVMRRMIRDALRFWVNEMHVDGFRFDLASVLARDSKGHVMKEPPLLWSIDSDPSLAGTKIIAEAWDAAGLYQVGEFVGDRWNEWNGKFRDDVRSFFRGDSGVTGKFASRLLGSPDIYYKENHSPQRSINLVTAHDGFTLNDLVSYNDKHNLENGENNRDGDNHNISYNHGVEGPTLNPKINDLREQQMKNFFATLLLSLGTPMITMGDEVKRTQNGNNNAYCQDNELSWFDWTLVDKNQNLLRFVQEMIKLRRYDDVLEEKIHLSLSDVIHDANIEWHGVHQGQPDWSEHSHSIAVTLLDPYSKDRLYMVFNSYWEELEFEVPCIEGHWFKLVNTAAKPPEDVYDFKTAPMLETGSVKVAARSVMVFVANPQIEKRSERV; encoded by the coding sequence ATGGCCACAAAAACTCAAGCGGGTGTTTCATTTCCACTCGGCGCCACTTATCAAGGTAAGGGCGTTAACTTTAGTATTTTCTCTAAAAATGCCACGGGAGTTACCCTTCTATTATTTAAAGAAGTTAACTCTCGTAAGCCTTTTGCCGAGTTCCCTTTAGATCCAAATACCAACAAAACCGACCATTACTGGCATATTTTTGTTGAAGACCTAGACGTAGGAACGCTCTACGGCTTTCAAGTAGACGGTCCTTGGCAACCAGAGCGCGGTTTGCGTTTTGACCCAAGTAAGGTATTGCTCGACCCATACGCCAAAATGACCCACTTCCCAGATAACTATTTGCGTCAGGTCGCGTCACGTCACGGTCATGTAAATACCAATCAATGTATTAAAGGTGCAGTGGTAGATTTACGTGGTTTTGATTGGCAAGGCACTCACCCAATTAAACGCTCACTGCAAGATACTGTTATTTACGAAATGCATGTAGCGGGTTTTACCAAGCACTCATCGTCTGGTGTAGCAGAGCATAAGCGAGGCACTTACGCAGGTGTTATTGAAAAAATTCCTTACCTAAAAGAACTAGGTATAACTGCCGTGGAATTAATGCCAGTACAGCAGTTCGATTTGCAAGATGCCCCTTTAGGTAAGCAGAACTATTGGGGTTACAGCCCAATTAACTTTTTCTCGCCACATACTGCTTATAGCTCCGACAAAAGTGTCTGTGGTGCCTTTAATGAATTTAGAACCATGGTGCGCGAGCTGCACAAAGCCGGCATTGAAGTGATATTGGATGTGGTGTTTAACCACACGGCAGAAGGCGGCCACGACGGTCCAACACTTAGCATGAAGGGCTTGCAAAACGATACCTACTACATGCTAGAAAACGAAAAGCGTTGGTACAGTAACTACTCGGGTTGCGGCAATACTTGTAATGCTAACCACTCGGTAATGCGCCGTATGATCCGTGACGCACTGCGTTTTTGGGTAAACGAAATGCACGTAGATGGCTTCCGCTTTGATTTAGCCTCGGTACTAGCGCGTGACTCTAAGGGTCATGTAATGAAAGAGCCACCACTGCTATGGTCGATTGATTCAGATCCTTCATTGGCTGGCACTAAAATTATTGCTGAAGCTTGGGACGCAGCGGGCCTTTACCAAGTAGGTGAATTTGTTGGTGACCGCTGGAACGAATGGAATGGTAAATTCCGAGATGATGTACGTTCGTTCTTCCGTGGTGATTCAGGTGTTACTGGCAAATTTGCGTCGCGCTTATTGGGTAGCCCAGACATTTATTATAAAGAAAACCATTCGCCTCAGCGTTCTATTAATTTAGTGACTGCGCACGATGGTTTCACCTTAAACGATTTAGTCAGCTACAACGATAAGCACAACCTAGAAAATGGTGAAAACAACCGTGATGGTGATAACCACAACATTAGTTATAACCACGGTGTAGAGGGGCCAACCCTAAACCCAAAAATCAACGATCTGCGTGAACAGCAAATGAAGAACTTCTTCGCTACTTTGTTGCTCTCTTTAGGTACGCCAATGATTACCATGGGCGATGAAGTAAAACGCACTCAAAACGGTAATAACAATGCTTACTGCCAAGATAACGAGTTATCCTGGTTTGACTGGACATTAGTGGACAAAAACCAAAACTTACTGCGCTTTGTTCAAGAGATGATTAAGTTACGTCGTTATGACGATGTGCTTGAAGAGAAGATCCACTTGAGCCTGTCGGATGTGATTCATGATGCCAATATCGAATGGCATGGTGTGCATCAAGGTCAGCCCGATTGGTCTGAACATAGTCACTCTATTGCGGTTACTTTATTAGACCCTTACTCAAAAGACCGCTTATACATGGTGTTTAACTCCTACTGGGAAGAGTTAGAGTTTGAAGTGCCATGCATTGAAGGACATTGGTTTAAGCTTGTTAATACCGCAGCCAAACCGCCAGAAGATGTTTATGACTTTAAAACCGCGCCCATGTTAGAAACAGGCTCGGTTAAAGTGGCTGCACGTTCGGTAATGGTATTTGTGGCTAACCCACAAATTGAAAAACGTAGTGAGAGAGTTTAA
- a CDS encoding MATE family efflux transporter, whose product MEQQRQYLLDAPITPLIINKASPTLVGIFAIIFFNLVDTFFVAMLGTDALAGVSFTFPITFAITSVAMGLGIGLSSHVGRLLGARQHQQAAQLTSHSLLFSLLLIIAIAGLGYFSIYPLFSHLGAELPVMPYIEQYMQIWYLSVPLLVIPMVGNSAIRASGDSKTPSIVMLVAGIVNGILDPIFIFGWGPVPAMGVQGAALATAVAWALTFSVAVYLLSFKLKLLRFEACSIKQLLASWKKLLSIAIPAVFSQLLTPIATTITLVILASAGTATVAAYGFATRVEALLFIGVMAINSVIPMLVGQNVGAGKAQRAQQIVHHAIRLAVVWQLLLAIAMYALAPLVSYSFNHDAEVAELSQYYLQLVPFCYGMMAVPLLLAQTLNALAKPLLAMAINLIRLFGFMLPAIYIGAMWGSSKVIFLAIIIAHTLAGLASLIILICLMSKNSWWQHSQS is encoded by the coding sequence ATGGAACAACAACGCCAATATTTGCTTGATGCCCCCATCACGCCGCTTATTATCAATAAGGCGAGTCCAACTTTAGTTGGCATTTTTGCGATCATCTTTTTTAACCTTGTTGATACCTTTTTTGTTGCCATGCTCGGCACCGATGCGTTGGCTGGCGTATCTTTTACTTTTCCCATTACCTTTGCCATCACCAGTGTTGCTATGGGCTTAGGCATTGGCTTGTCGTCCCATGTAGGACGGCTACTGGGGGCTCGTCAACATCAACAGGCCGCCCAACTCACTAGCCATAGTTTATTGTTTAGCCTACTGCTAATTATCGCTATTGCCGGCTTGGGTTATTTCAGCATTTATCCTCTTTTCAGCCACTTAGGCGCCGAATTACCAGTAATGCCCTATATTGAGCAATATATGCAAATTTGGTATCTCTCGGTTCCGCTATTAGTGATACCCATGGTGGGCAATAGCGCCATAAGGGCCAGTGGCGACAGTAAAACCCCCAGTATAGTGATGCTGGTTGCTGGTATCGTAAATGGCATATTGGACCCAATTTTTATTTTTGGCTGGGGGCCTGTGCCGGCCATGGGGGTGCAAGGAGCCGCTTTAGCCACTGCAGTAGCTTGGGCACTCACCTTTAGTGTTGCTGTTTACCTACTGAGTTTTAAATTAAAACTACTACGCTTTGAAGCTTGCTCTATTAAACAGCTTCTCGCCTCTTGGAAAAAGTTGCTTAGCATCGCCATTCCGGCGGTGTTTTCTCAGCTGCTTACTCCCATAGCCACCACCATAACCTTGGTGATTTTGGCCAGTGCCGGCACAGCAACCGTTGCCGCCTATGGCTTTGCCACACGGGTAGAAGCCTTACTATTTATTGGTGTAATGGCGATTAACTCGGTGATTCCGATGTTAGTTGGGCAAAATGTTGGGGCTGGCAAAGCACAGCGCGCCCAGCAAATCGTTCATCATGCCATTAGGCTAGCGGTGGTTTGGCAACTGTTGCTCGCTATCGCAATGTACGCCTTAGCCCCTTTAGTGAGCTATAGCTTTAATCACGATGCAGAAGTGGCTGAGCTTAGCCAATATTACTTACAACTAGTACCTTTTTGCTACGGCATGATGGCTGTGCCCTTATTGCTAGCTCAAACCTTAAACGCCTTAGCTAAGCCACTGTTAGCAATGGCGATAAACTTAATTCGCTTGTTTGGTTTTATGTTACCGGCCATTTATATCGGCGCGATGTGGGGAAGCAGCAAAGTAATATTTTTAGCGATTATTATTGCCCATACCTTGGCGGGCTTGGCGAGCTTAATCATATTGATTTGCTTGATGAGCAAAAACAGCTGGTGGCAACATTCGCAATCTTAG
- the pgi gene encoding glucose-6-phosphate isomerase has product MLDNINPTTTQAWKALQAHFEAQKEVKLSELFAADADRFNRFSVEFNEQILLDYSKNLITEETMQQLVALAKETKLDSAIKAMFSGEKINQTEGRSVLHTALRNRSNTPVMVDGEDVMPAVNAVLEKMKGFCEKVHSGEWKGYTGKAIESIVNIGIGGSDLGPVMITEALGAYKVEHINTYFVSNVDGTHIAETLKQVDPETTLFLVASKTFTTQETMTNAHSARDWFLAAAGDQAHVAKHFAALSTNAKSVAEFGIDTDNMFEFWDWVGGRYSSWSAIGLSIALTVGYDNFIELLDGAHAMDQHFASAELEQNLPVILGLLGIWYNNFFGAESVSILPYDQYMHRFAAYFQQGDMESNGKNVDRNGNPVDYQTGPIIWGEPGTNGQHAFYQLIHQGTKLIPCDFIAPATSHNPLSDHHAKLMSNFFAQTEALAFGKSRETVEAELVAAGKSAEEVAELAPFKVFTGNKPTNSILVKKITPSSLGAMVAMYEHKIFVQGIIWNIFSFDQWGVELGKQLANQILPELKDGSEVSSHDSSTNGLINTFKAWS; this is encoded by the coding sequence ATGCTGGACAATATCAATCCAACAACTACACAGGCTTGGAAAGCGTTACAAGCGCATTTTGAAGCACAAAAAGAGGTTAAACTTAGCGAGCTATTCGCCGCTGACGCAGACCGTTTCAACCGCTTCTCGGTAGAGTTTAACGAGCAAATCTTACTGGATTACTCTAAAAACCTAATCACCGAAGAAACCATGCAGCAATTAGTTGCCCTAGCTAAAGAAACCAAGCTAGATAGCGCAATTAAAGCCATGTTCTCTGGTGAGAAAATCAACCAAACAGAAGGTCGCTCGGTACTTCACACCGCGCTACGCAATCGCAGCAATACCCCAGTAATGGTAGACGGCGAAGACGTAATGCCTGCAGTTAATGCAGTACTAGAGAAAATGAAAGGCTTCTGTGAAAAAGTACATTCTGGCGAATGGAAAGGTTACACCGGTAAAGCCATTGAAAGCATTGTAAACATTGGTATTGGTGGTTCAGACCTAGGCCCAGTAATGATTACTGAAGCCTTAGGCGCATACAAAGTAGAGCACATTAACACCTACTTCGTATCTAACGTAGACGGCACTCACATTGCCGAAACCCTAAAACAAGTAGACCCAGAAACTACCTTGTTCTTAGTGGCGTCTAAAACCTTCACTACTCAAGAAACCATGACCAACGCCCACAGCGCGCGCGATTGGTTCCTAGCAGCAGCTGGCGACCAAGCTCATGTAGCTAAACACTTCGCAGCACTGTCGACTAACGCTAAATCTGTTGCTGAGTTTGGTATTGATACCGACAATATGTTTGAGTTTTGGGATTGGGTAGGCGGTCGTTACTCTTCTTGGTCAGCCATTGGTTTGTCGATTGCCCTTACGGTTGGCTACGACAACTTTATTGAACTGCTAGACGGCGCACACGCCATGGACCAACACTTTGCTAGCGCAGAGTTAGAGCAAAACCTACCGGTTATTCTTGGTTTGCTTGGCATTTGGTACAACAACTTCTTTGGTGCAGAAAGCGTATCTATTTTACCTTACGACCAATACATGCACCGCTTTGCTGCTTACTTCCAGCAAGGTGACATGGAGTCTAACGGTAAAAATGTAGACCGTAACGGCAATCCAGTTGATTACCAAACTGGCCCAATTATTTGGGGCGAACCTGGTACCAACGGCCAACACGCCTTCTACCAACTTATTCACCAAGGCACTAAGCTGATCCCATGTGACTTTATTGCACCTGCAACTAGCCACAATCCATTATCGGATCACCACGCTAAGTTAATGTCTAACTTCTTTGCCCAAACCGAAGCCTTAGCTTTTGGTAAGTCACGCGAAACCGTAGAAGCAGAATTAGTAGCAGCGGGTAAATCAGCAGAAGAAGTAGCAGAACTAGCGCCATTTAAAGTGTTCACCGGTAACAAACCTACCAACTCTATCTTGGTTAAGAAAATCACTCCAAGTTCATTGGGTGCCATGGTTGCTATGTACGAACACAAAATCTTTGTACAAGGCATTATCTGGAACATCTTCAGCTTCGACCAATGGGGCGTAGAACTAGGTAAACAGCTAGCTAACCAAATTTTGCCAGAGTTAAAAGACGGCAGCGAAGTAAGCAGCCACGACAGCTCAACCAATGGTTTAATTAATACCTTTAAAGCGTGGAGCTAA
- a CDS encoding trimeric intracellular cation channel family protein, producing MGNSIIFSLDLFGTAIFAISGVLIASRRRMDLFGALVLACVTAIGGGTIRDMALGASPVFWVENGLYLWVILVASLSSVLLLNNFPTPPRWLLPVADAIGMAVFMAIGADKAYQFGAPMIVAVTMGVITACGGGMIRDVLANQVPLVLQREVYATACIVGGLVWVAALYLEFSVTIATSACILTALVIRLVAIRYHLSLPKLAKNR from the coding sequence TTGGGCAACAGCATCATATTTAGTCTCGATTTATTTGGTACCGCAATCTTTGCTATTTCCGGGGTATTGATAGCCAGTCGTCGCCGAATGGATTTATTTGGTGCCTTAGTGCTTGCCTGTGTTACTGCCATTGGCGGCGGTACTATCCGCGATATGGCTTTAGGTGCTAGCCCGGTGTTTTGGGTTGAGAATGGCTTGTACCTATGGGTGATTTTAGTGGCCAGTTTATCCTCTGTATTATTGCTTAATAACTTTCCAACTCCTCCTCGTTGGTTACTGCCGGTCGCAGATGCGATAGGTATGGCGGTATTTATGGCGATTGGTGCCGATAAAGCCTATCAATTTGGTGCGCCAATGATTGTGGCCGTTACCATGGGAGTAATTACCGCCTGTGGCGGAGGAATGATCCGCGATGTGCTGGCCAATCAAGTTCCTTTAGTACTTCAACGAGAGGTGTATGCCACTGCTTGTATTGTAGGTGGCTTAGTTTGGGTGGCCGCCTTGTACTTGGAGTTTTCGGTCACTATTGCTACAAGTGCTTGTATTTTGACCGCTTTAGTTATTCGCTTAGTGGCTATTCGCTACCATTTATCACTACCTAAGCTTGCTAAAAATCGTTAG
- a CDS encoding 1-acyl-sn-glycerol-3-phosphate acyltransferase: MSQFDSIRPYQDSEVKSTLQRLINDPEFITTLIKFRYPKASGAFLSLTSFALRQVLKFKVRNVKSVYDFQVMVERYMAHMIKTTTSQLSSSGLDSLDLSKPHLFISNHRDIALDPAFVNYLLHVNGQDTVQIAIGDNLLSKPWVSDLMRLNRSFIVKRSANAKREKLANLKELSAYIQHTLASTGDHIWIAQREGRAKDGLDITNSALISMLALNKSKQQDFADYIKELNIVPVSISYEFDPCDVAKANELVSQSQHGEYQKQEHEDIYSISRGIVGQKGRVHVHFAEPLAGEYENAKDVAEALDKAIIGNYQLMPTNWIALGDAIPEEIPANELAEAKRYFEAKTGDISAEVRSQLYEMYANPIRARQQLSE, from the coding sequence ATGTCTCAGTTTGACAGTATTCGCCCTTATCAAGATTCTGAAGTAAAAAGTACACTGCAACGCCTCATTAATGATCCCGAATTTATCACTACTTTAATTAAGTTTCGTTACCCTAAAGCCAGTGGAGCCTTTCTCTCGCTAACGTCTTTTGCCTTGCGCCAAGTACTTAAATTTAAAGTAAGAAACGTAAAAAGCGTTTACGACTTTCAAGTAATGGTCGAGCGCTACATGGCGCACATGATCAAAACAACCACCTCACAACTAAGCTCTAGTGGTTTAGACAGCCTAGATTTATCTAAGCCGCATTTGTTTATCTCAAATCACCGAGATATTGCCCTCGACCCAGCTTTTGTAAACTACTTGCTGCATGTAAATGGCCAAGACACGGTGCAAATTGCCATTGGTGATAACTTATTAAGCAAGCCTTGGGTGTCTGACTTAATGCGCCTTAACCGCAGCTTTATTGTTAAGCGCTCAGCCAATGCTAAACGTGAAAAGTTGGCTAATCTAAAAGAGTTATCCGCTTATATTCAACACACTCTGGCGAGCACTGGCGACCATATTTGGATTGCTCAACGAGAAGGACGCGCCAAAGACGGCTTAGATATTACTAATTCTGCGCTTATTTCTATGTTGGCCTTAAACAAATCTAAGCAACAAGACTTTGCTGATTACATTAAAGAGCTAAACATTGTTCCGGTGTCTATTTCTTATGAGTTTGATCCTTGCGATGTGGCTAAAGCGAATGAGTTAGTATCGCAAAGCCAGCATGGTGAATACCAAAAACAAGAGCATGAAGATATTTACAGTATATCGCGCGGTATTGTGGGTCAAAAAGGTCGAGTGCATGTGCATTTTGCAGAACCACTGGCTGGCGAATATGAAAATGCTAAAGACGTGGCTGAAGCTTTAGATAAAGCGATTATTGGTAACTACCAGCTTATGCCTACCAACTGGATTGCCCTTGGTGATGCTATCCCAGAAGAAATTCCTGCTAACGAATTAGCTGAAGCAAAGCGCTATTTTGAAGCGAAGACTGGCGATATTAGTGCAGAGGTCCGATCTCAGCTGTATGAAATGTACGCAAACCCAATTCGTGCTAGGCAGCAACTGTCTGAATAA